The following is a genomic window from Deltaproteobacteria bacterium.
AGTTTACCAAAAAACAACAGGCAGAGTTATTAAGACGAACCGTTGATACGGTTGGAAAGATCGGCGAACCTGGTGAGCAGATTCAGAATGTGATTTCCGTAGGTATGCTCAGCGAAGGCTGGGATGCGAAAACTGTTACACACATTATGGGCTTGCGGGCATTCAGCAGTCAGTTGTTATGTGAACAGGTTGTTGGAAGAGGCTTGCGGAGAACTTCATATGATGTAAATCAAGATGGGTTATTTGAGCCTGAATATGTAAACATTTTCGGTATTCCTTTTACCTTCCTGCCTCATGAAGGGGGCGAGGATGGCCCGCCTCCACCTCCTCCACCTCCCAAGACAAGGATTGAACCTGTCAAAGAAAAAGCGGAGCATGAAATTTCATTCCCAAACATTCTGAGGATTGATCATGTTTATAAGCCTCAACTTACTCTTAACATGACAGATGTCAAACCGCTTGATATTGACCCATACGAATCAATAACAGAGGCAGAATTAGCAGCTATCATTGCCGGTAAACCCAATCCTGCTGCATTAACAGAAATTGATTTAAAGGAAATTGGTGAAAAGTTTCGCTTGCAATCTATTGTTTTGAGAATTGCATCCACTATCTATAATTCAGAGAAAAAGCCTGACTGGAAAGGAAGCAAGGAATCCTTTCTTATTCAACTTATCGGCATCATAGAGCAGTTTATCAATGCTGGAAAGATTCAGATAAAAAATCCGCTGTTCAATCAGGATGAACTGCGCAAGCGTATCCTGATTATGCTGAACATGAACAAAATAATCCAGCATATCTGGAATGAGATTAGAGCAGTAAACACTACTGAACTGACGCCCGTATTTGACAAAGAACACCCGGTTCGGTCAACATCCGATATCCGCACATGGTGGACAAGCAAACCCTGTGAAGGCCTTTCTAATTCGCATATCAACTTTACTGTGGTTGACAGCAAATGGGAATATCTTGAAGCAAAGACCATCAATGACAGTAATGTTGTAACTTCTTTTGTAAAGAACGACCATTTAGGCTTTGTAATTCTTTACAATTATCAGGGGGTAATCAGAAGGTATTTCCCAGACTTCATCATTAAACTAAAAAGTGGAGAACATCTTATACTTGAGACCAAAGGGCAGGATAGTGAACAGGACAAAACTAAGAGGACTTTTTTAGATGAATGGTGCCGGGCAGTGAATCAACATGGTGGTTTTGGTAAGTGGAGTTGTGCAGTATCATTTAACCCCAATGACCTGCAAATGGTACTTGAAAATGCTATAATCTATCAAAACAGCTAACATGCTGATATTTGTCGTTAGTTTGGCCAACAACTACAGAATAGACAATATGACATTCAAAGAATTTCTTAAACAAAAAAAAGGGATTGACACAAGCAATGTTGACCCAATGGATTTTATGGATGAGTACTATGACGAATACACAGAGTATCTGTCAAATGTAAAGGATGGCTGCGGTCCACAAGAATAGGCTCTACCTTAGCGGATAATAAGGGTCGTAATATGGATAATGGTAATAGGGATAGAAGGGGTAATAGGGGTAATATGGGTTGTATAGCTGATAAGGCCACCATGGTGAAGGCCAATATCTTATTTCTGGTTGAGGTTCAAACACGCGCATCTGCAATGGTTCCAGAACCGGATAGGCATAATCCCGTTCCCCAATCTTCTGTAAACTTATACCTTTGATTATGCCGGCAACGATTATCTCTTTTCCTTCTTTATATAAAAATGTGTCCAGATATGATGAACTCTCTGCAAGGAATCTACCCTGGGAGAGTTCTTTGTCAGTCACCCTATCGCTTATATCTAAAGGGGTTTGAAGCGCTTCAATAACTGTTTTATCTGCAAGATTTTTTGATGATATAATTATGCCGCCCCAGATGACTGTTTTACCCTTGAAGGCATCAGGGTTTGCCTGAACCATAGGCAGGGTTATTGTTCGGTCAGCTTCGCGCCTTATATCTTTGGATATGACAGAGCAGCCTGCTATAAAGAAAGCAGTCAGTAAGCAGTGAGCAGCAAGCAGAAGAATGGATAAAATCTTGGATTTCACATTTACATTCTAACTCATAAGGAGAAATTGTCAAATGGAAGTTATAACCGCCTCAGGTGGAGAAATAGAAGCAAAAAGGCTTGCACCTTATGCAATGGCCAGCAAAAATTCTAAAGGCCGCAAGCACAAGGAAGACGAGCACCCTTTCAGAACAGCATTTCAGAGAGACAGGGACAGGATTATCCACTGCAATGCATTTCGCAGGCTGGAATATAAAACCCAGGTCTTTATCTACCATGAAGGAGACCATTACAGAACCCGCCTGACGCACACAATAGAGGTGAGCCAGATAGCCCGAACCGTTGCAAGGACGTTAAATTTAAATGAAGACCTATCAGAGGCAATTGCGCTTGCCCATGACCTGGGCCATCCGCCGTTTGGGCACACAGGCGAGGATGTTTTAAACCGGCTTATGAAGGGCCGCGGCGGTTTTGAGCATAACCTGCATAGTTTAAGGATTGCAGAGCATCTTGAAAGAAGGTATCCCGGGTTCAGGGGTTTGAACCTGACATGGGAGGTAAGGGAAGGGATTGTAAAACACTGTTCTGAACATGACAGGCCGGATGCGCTGAAGGAATACGCGCCTGAAAAGGCCCCATGCCTTGAGGCGCAGATAGTTGATGCGGCGGATGAGATAGCATACAACAATCATGATATAGACGACGGCCTGTCTTCAGATATGCTTGATGCTGCGCAGCTCAAAGATGTAGAACTATGGCAGGAAAATTATGAGAGGATAAAAAATAAATTTCATAGAGAAGGATTTAAGGTTCACAAATCCCAGACAATAATCCAGATAATAAACCAGCAGGTTACTGATTTAATTACCCAGATATTAAATGAGATAGAACAAAGAAAGATAGGCTCTGTTGAAGATGTCAGGGTTGTCGGCGAATCAATTGCAATATTTTCCCCTGATATGAATAAAAAAAACACAGAGTTAAAGAAATTCCTCAAAAAGAATCTCTACAATCACCACAGGGTAATAAGAATGTCAGATAAGGCAGGCCGCCTGCTGAAGGCGCTCTTTAAGGTTTATTCGGATGAACCGCAGCTTCTGCCCCCGCATGTGTATGCTGCGATGGAGGACACCGGCAAGGAAAGGCTTATATGCGACTACATAGCCGGCATGACAGACAGGTTTGCGCTTGATGAATATAAAAAACTCTTTGATCCGTATGAGAGGGTATGAAAGGCAATAAAGTGGTGCCCAAGGAGGGAATTGAACCCCCGACACGAGGATTTTCAGTCCTCTGCTCTACCGACTGAGCTACCTGGGCATTAACTAACAACTGATATGAATTATCAGCCGCTGTTTTTATACATACATTATAAGATAATTTATAAAAGCTATTCTTGTCAAGGTTTTTTTGTGTTGACAAAAAAATAATGGGGTGTTACTTTTTAAAAAATAAAAATTCAATGGGGCTGTAGCTCAGTTGGGAGAGCGCAAGGCTGGCAGTCTTGAGGTCAGGGGTTCGATCCCCCTCAGCTCCACCATTATTTTTAAGGATTGTGCATAATTT
Proteins encoded in this region:
- a CDS encoding deoxyguanosinetriphosphate triphosphohydrolase, giving the protein MEVITASGGEIEAKRLAPYAMASKNSKGRKHKEDEHPFRTAFQRDRDRIIHCNAFRRLEYKTQVFIYHEGDHYRTRLTHTIEVSQIARTVARTLNLNEDLSEAIALAHDLGHPPFGHTGEDVLNRLMKGRGGFEHNLHSLRIAEHLERRYPGFRGLNLTWEVREGIVKHCSEHDRPDALKEYAPEKAPCLEAQIVDAADEIAYNNHDIDDGLSSDMLDAAQLKDVELWQENYERIKNKFHREGFKVHKSQTIIQIINQQVTDLITQILNEIEQRKIGSVEDVRVVGESIAIFSPDMNKKNTELKKFLKKNLYNHHRVIRMSDKAGRLLKALFKVYSDEPQLLPPHVYAAMEDTGKERLICDYIAGMTDRFALDEYKKLFDPYERV
- a CDS encoding Slp family lipoprotein, whose amino-acid sequence is MKSKILSILLLAAHCLLTAFFIAGCSVISKDIRREADRTITLPMVQANPDAFKGKTVIWGGIIISSKNLADKTVIEALQTPLDISDRVTDKELSQGRFLAESSSYLDTFLYKEGKEIIVAGIIKGISLQKIGERDYAYPVLEPLQMRVFEPQPEIRYWPSPWWPYQLYNPYYPYYPFYPYYHYPYYDPYYPLR